The Methanoculleus caldifontis genome includes the window TGTTTATACCGGAGGACCGATCAGGAGGGGGACATGCTTGGCGATATCGAGGCGGTGCAGCAGCGGGCCGTGATGGTGGAGATCGAGGAGATGATCCAGTCGACCCCCGACCATGCCGACATCCGGAAGGCGCTCACGGCGCTCGACTTCGTGCCGAAACAGGACGACGCCGAAGTCGCAATCTGGGTGCATCCCGTTCTGCGGATCTTCGTCCTGCTCCAGATGAACGTCGGGGGCGGCTACGCGGGCTACAAGGTCGCGACCTACGAGGACCTTGAACGCCCCGGAAGGGAGTTCGTCGGCTACAACGCCCGGTGACGCCTTCGTCCCCCCTCCCCCACCCGCCGTCCCTGGCCGGGTCAGGTTTATCCGGGTGTACGCAGTATCCCGTCCGCATGCGAGAACAGATACTGGTTGACCGGGAGCAGCAGGAGGCCATGAGGGGCAGGGTCCGGGAGGCGATCGCCGGCGGCGAGACTTACGACGAGATCCGCAAGGCGCTCAAAGATCTCGGTTTCCAGGCGAAGGAGGACAACCCCGCCCTCGGCCTCTGGGAGAACCCCGAGCACGAGCTCTTCGTCATGGTCCACATGGACCCCCAGACCGGCAGGCTGCGGGACTCCGATGTCCGGACGTTCGAGGAGACCGAAGGGGACGAGTGACCGCCAACTTCAGGGATCGGCGACGAGCATGATGTAGCCGCCGATGAGGACGACGACGAAGACGAGGATGGTGACGGGTATCGCAAGCGTCCGTTCAAGCACGGCAAAGAATTCCACGCCCGTGATCTCCCCGACGAGCACGAAGAGCCGGAAGAGGAACGTGACCAGGAAGACGGCGCCGAAGGCGTTGAAGACCGGGGCCGGCAGGTTCAGCGGGAAGACGAGGACGCCGAAGAGGTCGCCGAGGAGGAAGAGCGCCGTGATCAGGAAGAGGAGGCCGAGGCTGGCGTTGAGGAACTCCACGATCCGGATAAAGATCGGCGACTGGACGTAGTCGCCGGAGAGGATGTTCAAGACGGCGAGGAGGATCAGGAAGACGATGAATCCGGCTATCCTTGAGATGAGGATGCCGCCGACCGACTCCTTCTTCCGCTCCCGCACCGCGATCCCTCAGTGAGGGAGTGCCTTCCACCCATATGGAGCTACCGGCGGTGATCTCTCCGGCCTGCTGGATTTATCTGCCGGCGGCGCCAATGCCGGGGGGGTGACAGAGGCGTGGCGGAACGGTTGCCGGTGACGAACCTCGAGGTCGCGGCGGCGTTCTACGAGGTCGCCGACCTCCTCGAGATCAAGGGCGTCCCCTTCAAGCCGCAGGCCTACCGGCGGGCGGCCCTGGCGCTTGAGGCCCTGCCGGAGGATCTCGCGGACGTCGTCAGGGAGGACCGCCTCGACGAGATCCCCGGCGTGGGGAAGGGCATCGCCGACAGGATCCGGGAGTTCGTCGGGACCGGAAGCCTCGCGCTCCTCGCCGCTCTCCGCGAGGAACTCCCGGAGGGAGTGCAGCACCTGACCCGGCTCGAGGGGATCGGGCCGAAGAAGGCGATCGCGCTCTCCCGCGACCTCGGCATCCGGACCGTCGACGACCTGGAGGCGGCGGCAAAGGCCGGCCGGGTCCGGGACCTGCCCGGCTTCGGGGAGAAGACGGAGCAGAAGATCCTCGAGAGCATCCTTCTGTACCGGACGGCAAAGGGGCGCCACCTCCTCGGCCGCATCCTCCCGGTCGCCCGCGAGATCGAGGCGCGGCTCGCGTCACTCCCCTCCGTCCGGCAGGTCAGTCTCGCCGGCTCGATACGCCGGCGGAAGGAGACGATCGGGGACGTCGATATCCTCGCGGCCTCGTCACGCCCCGAGGAGGTGATGGAGGCCTTCGCCACCCTCCCCGGGGTCGAGCGGGTCCTCGTCCGGGGGCCGACGAAGACCTCGGTGGTCCTCGCGACCGGCATCCAGGTCGACCTCCGGGTGGTGGAGGGCGGGCATTTCGGGGCGGCGCTCCAGTACTTCACCGGCTCGAAGGAGCACAACATCGCGATGCGAAAACTCGCGATCGCGCGGAACTGGCGGTTGAACGAGTATGGGCTCGTCGACCTTGCGACCGGGGAGACGGTCGCGGGAGAGGACGAGGCCGGGATCTACCGTGCGTTCGATCTCGCCTGGATCGAGCCCGAACTCCGGGAGGACCGGGGCGAGCTCGAGGCCGCCCGGACCGGGACACTGCCCGACCTCGTCGGCTACGGCGCCGTCCGGGGCGACCTCCACGTCCACACCCGCTGGAGCGAGGGCGCCCACTCCGTGGCCGAGATGGCGGAGGCGGCGCGGGCTCTCGGCTACGAGTACATCGCCATCTGCGACCATGCCGAAGCCCTCCATATCGCCCGCGGCCTCTCTCCCGAACGCCTGGCCGACCAGGCCCGCGAGATCGAGCGGGTCAACCGGGAGAACGGCGGTGAATTTACTGTCCTCACCGGGACGGAGTGCAACATCGATCTCGATGGGAACCTCGACTTCCCCGACAGCCTTCTCGCCGACCTCGACGTCGTCGTCGCGAGCGTCCACTCCGGGTTCAACCAGACCGAGCGGGAGATGACCGAACGGGTCGTCGCGGCGATGGGAAACGAGCACGTGGACATCATCGGCCACCCGACGGGCCGGATCCTCCTCTCCCGCGAGCCCTACCGGATCGATCTCTCCGCGGTCTCTGAGGCCGCGGCGACGCTCGGCGTCCTGCTGGAGATCAACGCCTACCCCGGCAGGCTGGATCTCTCCGACGTCAACGTCCGCTCGGCCCGCGGGCACGGCGTCTCCTTCTCGCTCGGCTCCGACGCCCACAACAAGGAGAGCCTCCGGCAGATGGAGTTCGGGGTCGCGGTCGCCCGGCGGGGCTGGCTCACGCCGGAAGCGATCGCGAACACCCGGCCGCTTCAGGAACTCCGGGGGTTCCTGCGGTAGCGGTTCTCACACCCTGCCGGTTCCTGGAACTCACGCGAAGCCGCGAAGTGCGAGCGTAGCGAGCTTGAGCACCGTCAGGTGCGAAGTGCGATGTTCCGTTAGGAACGGAGCTCGAGCACCATCAGGTGCGAGGAACGCGAAAGGGGCTGCCGGTCATTTCTTCGCGGCTTCGCGCCTTCGCGTGAGATCCTGGGTCCGAGAACAGCCCCCGGAACCGAAAAAAAGTTAACTGGTGGTCTCCGCCCTCACCGGGGCGCCGACGATGTCCACGAGCCGGATCTCGAACGTCAGCGGCTGGCCGGCGAGGGGATGGTTCGCGTCGAGCGTCACGGTCGACTCCGAGACATCGCTGACGGTCACGACGGCCGCCCTCCCGTCCGGCTGCTGCACCTGGAGGTGCTGGCCCGGTTCGGGCTCGATCTCTTCGGGGAACTGCCCCCGGTCGACCGTCAGCATCATATCGTCCCGCCGCTCGCCGTAGGCCTCCTCGGGCCGGATGGTCGTGCTCTTCGTCTCCCCCGGCTCCATCCCGACGACGGCCTGCTCGAACCCGGGGATGATCTGCCCGCTCCCGATGGTGAACTCAAGGGGAGAACTCTCATCGGAGGAGTCGAAGACCGTGCCGTCTTCCAGTTTCCCGGTATACTGCACCCTGACGGTATCGCCTTCTTTTGCCTGTACCATGCTGCTTCACC containing:
- the polX gene encoding DNA polymerase/3'-5' exonuclease PolX, with protein sequence MAERLPVTNLEVAAAFYEVADLLEIKGVPFKPQAYRRAALALEALPEDLADVVREDRLDEIPGVGKGIADRIREFVGTGSLALLAALREELPEGVQHLTRLEGIGPKKAIALSRDLGIRTVDDLEAAAKAGRVRDLPGFGEKTEQKILESILLYRTAKGRHLLGRILPVAREIEARLASLPSVRQVSLAGSIRRRKETIGDVDILAASSRPEEVMEAFATLPGVERVLVRGPTKTSVVLATGIQVDLRVVEGGHFGAALQYFTGSKEHNIAMRKLAIARNWRLNEYGLVDLATGETVAGEDEAGIYRAFDLAWIEPELREDRGELEAARTGTLPDLVGYGAVRGDLHVHTRWSEGAHSVAEMAEAARALGYEYIAICDHAEALHIARGLSPERLADQAREIERVNRENGGEFTVLTGTECNIDLDGNLDFPDSLLADLDVVVASVHSGFNQTEREMTERVVAAMGNEHVDIIGHPTGRILLSREPYRIDLSAVSEAAATLGVLLEINAYPGRLDLSDVNVRSARGHGVSFSLGSDAHNKESLRQMEFGVAVARRGWLTPEAIANTRPLQELRGFLR
- a CDS encoding FKBP-type peptidyl-prolyl cis-trans isomerase gives rise to the protein MVQAKEGDTVRVQYTGKLEDGTVFDSSDESSPLEFTIGSGQIIPGFEQAVVGMEPGETKSTTIRPEEAYGERRDDMMLTVDRGQFPEEIEPEPGQHLQVQQPDGRAAVVTVSDVSESTVTLDANHPLAGQPLTFEIRLVDIVGAPVRAETTS